The Oceanivirga salmonicida genome includes a window with the following:
- the tsaD gene encoding tRNA (adenosine(37)-N6)-threonylcarbamoyltransferase complex transferase subunit TsaD: MIILGIESSCDETAIAIVEDGKKVYSNIISTQIEIHKKYGGVVPEIASRHHIENITYVFYECLEKANMTINDIDYIAVTNKPGLIGSLLVGLMFAKGLSYKHNIPLIPVNHLEGHIYSTFLENEVSLPAITVVASGGHTCIYNMDENHNLELMGETLDDAIGEAYDKVARMVGLSYPGGPSIEKASINGENNLDIPMPNIKEYDLSFSGIKTYVTNYINKCNMKNEKIIIEDICKSFQETAIEHLKRKAIKAVVDTNSKTIAIAGGVSANKYLRKVLNEAEELKNVEINFPVKMEYCTDNGAMIAAAAYYNLKYKKNEIVKDFDATSTKEFHRV; this comes from the coding sequence TTAGGAATAGAAAGTTCTTGTGATGAAACAGCTATAGCAATAGTTGAAGATGGGAAAAAAGTATACAGTAATATAATTTCAACTCAAATAGAAATACATAAAAAATACGGTGGAGTAGTTCCAGAAATTGCTTCAAGGCATCATATAGAAAATATAACATATGTATTTTATGAATGTTTAGAAAAAGCGAATATGACTATAAATGATATAGACTATATTGCAGTAACTAATAAACCAGGGCTTATAGGCTCTTTACTGGTAGGTTTAATGTTTGCAAAAGGTTTAAGTTATAAGCATAATATACCTTTAATTCCAGTAAATCATTTAGAAGGGCATATATATTCTACTTTTTTAGAAAATGAAGTAAGTTTACCTGCAATAACAGTGGTTGCTTCTGGTGGTCATACTTGTATATATAATATGGATGAAAATCATAATTTAGAATTAATGGGAGAGACCTTAGATGATGCAATAGGAGAAGCCTATGATAAGGTTGCAAGAATGGTAGGGCTTAGTTATCCTGGCGGACCATCTATTGAAAAGGCTAGTATTAATGGAGAAAATAATTTAGATATACCTATGCCTAATATTAAAGAATATGATTTAAGTTTTAGTGGTATTAAAACTTATGTTACAAACTATATCAATAAATGCAATATGAAAAATGAAAAAATTATAATAGAAGATATTTGTAAATCTTTTCAAGAGACAGCCATAGAACACTTGAAAAGAAAGGCTATAAAAGCAGTTGTAGATACTAATTCTAAGACAATAGCAATAGCAGGTGGAGTATCAGCTAATAAATATTTAAGAAAAGTTTTAAATGAAGCAGAAGAACTAAAAAATGTTGAAATCAATTTCCCCGTAAAAATGGAATATTGCACTGATAATGGTGCTATGATTGCAGCAGCAGCATACTATAATTTAAAATATAAGAAAAATGAAATTGTAAAAGATTTTGATGCGACTTCTACAAAAGAGTTTCATAGAGTATAA